The window TGAGCATTGCGGGGCCAGAAGCCCAGCAACGCCTGGTCTTGAGTGAGCGTGCAGGCACCACTGCCACCTTCTCCATCGGCTCCACTGGCATCGTAGTGTATGACTACCAGCGGGTGGGTATGCCTGGACCTCTTTACCTTGGGCCTGGGGACCAATGACAAGATTCTGCTAGGCCTACCCAGCTGTGCCACTTCATACATATCCACCTCTCCTCACCCTCCAGCCCTTTCGCCTCCCCTGTGCCAAACCTAGAGGTAGATGGCCCCGGATAAGGGTTAGAGAGTGAGCAAGGCAGGGCCTTCCTGAATGAACTCTGGGGTTCCTGTGCCCAGCTCCTGATTGCCTACAAGCCAGCCCCAGGAACCTTCTGCTACATCATGAAGATGGCTCCAGAGAACATCCCCAGTCTTGAGGCTCTCACTAGAAAATTCCAGAACCTCCAGGTGGGTGTGAGGGTGAGAAGAAGTGGGTTTCCTCCCTCCCGGGCCTGCTGGGAGGAGCGTTTGAGATGATGGCTATTTGTCACCTGTAATGCACTGACTCCTAGTAGGCTGCCAGGTGAGTGCCCCTCTCTAGACTCACCTGCAACCCCCTTCCCTACCTATTCCCAGCCCAAGCTGCTTGTTTCAGCTGAACCCACATACCACCTGGGGGCTTCCAACTCCAGTACAGCCTCCTTTTTactggtgaggaaactgaggctcagagaaattgcCTGATATGCCTGAGGTCCTACATTCAGGGCCTCAGGTGAGACAGCAAATCAGTTCACAGGCTCCAAATCAGGTGCTCTTTCCAGGTCAAATCTGCAGTTCCTCCCTCTAAGCTGGGCCAGGAGGAGGGTCATAACACTGGCTCAGTGTTCACCAAAAACCTGGACTTCCTGGGCCCCACCCTGCGTACCCTGTGTGGTGAAGTGCCCCTCTCTTACATCTAGGACCCTTCAGGTGAGTAGATGTGACCGCCAGGGCACCTGAGCACCTGTATCCCAGGAAGGCTTGGGCCACCTTGCCTTGTCAGATGATCTGGCACAGAGGGATCCATTGAGGCTGGTCACCTAGGGAGATCAGGGTGGAAAGGTCCACAGACATCCCCCCAGCCCCAGTGGCCCTCCCTCACATAATGAACAGTGTTTCTTTGCTTCACAGAGCCTGCGAAAGCCCGAAGGGGACAGGAAAGATCCCCGAGCAAAGGGTCTctgacaaacaggcaggaagctGCTCCTGCCACACCATAGGAGCTGTGGGAG is drawn from Saccopteryx leptura isolate mSacLep1 chromosome 1, mSacLep1_pri_phased_curated, whole genome shotgun sequence and contains these coding sequences:
- the SFTPC gene encoding surfactant protein C isoform X2, which translates into the protein MDAGSKEVLMESPPDYSAAPSARFRIPCCPVHLKRLLIVVVVVVLVVVVIVGALLMGLHMSQKHTEMVLEMSIAGPEAQQRLVLSERAGTTATFSIGSTGIVVYDYQRLLIAYKPAPGTFCYIMKMAPENIPSLEALTRKFQNLQVKSAVPPSKLGQEEGHNTGSVFTKNLDFLGPTLRTLCGEVPLSYI
- the SFTPC gene encoding surfactant protein C isoform X1; this encodes MPTGTLRCWQLSLALLLACCPPGIGPVHDYSAAPSARFRIPCCPVHLKRLLIVVVVVVLVVVVIVGALLMGLHMSQKHTEMVLEMSIAGPEAQQRLVLSERAGTTATFSIGSTGIVVYDYQRLLIAYKPAPGTFCYIMKMAPENIPSLEALTRKFQNLQVKSAVPPSKLGQEEGHNTGSVFTKNLDFLGPTLRTLCGEVPLSYI